From Leishmania major strain Friedlin complete genome, chromosome 8:
gaggcggggccGAGAAACACAGAGGGGGACGATGCGGGTGCGAGGACTGTGTGCGGCGCGAGGGGTGAGGAGTGTGGGAGGGTAGGGAGGGGCTGCccggggggaagggggggcggcaggcagtgccctctgccctctccgctTGGTCGCCGCCCctcgcgcctctgcctctctccctcgctgccgttgcggcgcgccgcacatcCACCGGCCTCCCGTCCTGATCCTTCtcgcttgtgtgcatgtcaTCAAGCGACCCGCCTGCTCCCGCTGTGCACGCCTCGCAGTCGCACTTGCCTGTCCCCTCAccactgcctccctccctcaccccgatctctctttctcctcgcctcctttCACTCTTACTCGCGTGGCCCAtccgcccaccccctctcacaacacacgcgcgcaaccaAACGAACGCCGACaacgcgcgcctgcacgtgcAACGGCAACACGTGTACGTCTGCATATCTGCATGTACTGCCAAGGCTCTGCCTTGCTCTCTTCGGCTTGCACCCCCGCGTTCTCCTCGTCAGCGTCTTTGCGCGATCTCGACTCCCCTGCCGTCTGccctcgtgtgcgcctccgctgtgcccctctccgctctccgTTGTGAGGTTTCGAAAATGGCGTGCAAGCTCGGCGTCGCTATCTACGTGGTCCTCCAGCTCATCGCGTTCGTCGCTGTGATGGTCGGTACGGGGGTCGACATGTTTTACAACAAGCCGGAGCACAGCTCTGGCGCCAGGGTATGCATAACCCTATGGGGTCTAAAGACTGATTGTCGAAAGCCCAAAATAACCGACTCCTCGAGCGTTCGGTGGGCGCTCTGCCCTATCCGCCTCAAAAACTTCCGGCTTTGCCAGGTGTTCGCTATCATCTCCATCCTCGTGTACGGCGCGGCGTTCCTCTTCGGCTTCCTTTTGCTGTACTGCTGCTCTGGCTTCCGCTGGCTCtgcctggcgctgaacatcgtgggcgctgccaccgcttgCGTTGTCTGGGCGGTCATGGTGGTCACCTACAGACTCCCAGAACCAAAGTGCCTCGAGCTGAGTGATGGCTACAATTTCGGCGTCGGTTTCGGTCTCTTCGTGCTTGCCTGGATCCTCGATATCGTCGACATCATCTTCCTGATGCTCCCGTGGCAAATCGGGGAGTTCGTTGAGGATGAGGAACCGAgtgaggaggagatggagaagtCCAAAAACGCAGCGCAGGAGTAGAAGGGAGCGGGCCgcaggaagcggagggcGGAGTTGCTagccgcgcggcagctccaccggGACGTCCTTGTGGAGGGGCCGGCGGTGCTAATGCCGTCGGGAAAGacggagggggcggaggctgcggacGCTCGCTTCCGCCTTTCGCCGGcatctctcccgctctcgctcgctgccctcacgtgcgtgcgtgtgcgcttcctccctcgAGTTTTGTATCGGACGCGCTCTCGAGTGCCGGTGTGGCGTGAGCGAGCGCTTGCGGACGTGTTCGCGGTTTCTCCCTcgcctgctctctcttctcttgcgtgtgtcCTTTGTTGAGTtttccgccctcctcctcctcccctcccccctgagCCGTCGCCCTCGTTGCCTTCTCCAAATCGCCTTCCCCTCACGCtcggccgtcgccggccAGAGCATCAACGATGGAAAGCGAAGGTGCATGGCTGCAAGGGCAAGGGAAGGCAGACGCACAGaatgggggcggggagggccTGACGCGCTGGAAAGAAGGACGAGGAACGCGACGCCACACCGCGTCGGTCACCAGCCTCCGTCTTTcgtgtgcttctctcccgcgccccctcttcccctcacgcacaccgcATGGACTCCTCAAacggagaggtggagggaggggggacgagGTGCCAcaggtgtggtggtggcgggggcaGGAACCAAGGAGGCTCATGTGTAGACGCAGCGGGAAGGCAGGAGAACGGCGTCTGTGTGCCcggaggcgatggcagcgCTGGCTCCTGCTCTTTCCTTGCGCCCCATGCACGGcctacgtgtgtgcgcgcacacccacgcgcgcgcaggtgcgtaGGAGGGCACCCCCTCTGCCGCGTaagcgcgtgcggcgtcgAGCGAGGcagtggggagagggaaggtgagGCTGGCGAGGTGGCGGGCGGGAGGCTCTCCATGACGCACGAAAGGCGGCCTCACGTCCGACATGGgcgtgtggcgtgtgtggtgaCGCCCACGCCCTCTGCGCTTCTCTCGGGCCCTCTTCGCGTTTGTGCCCTCCGCtcttttccgtctctctctctctctctgtctcctcatggacccgctcctccccgccatccgccactgtcgcgcacgggatgtgcgtgtgtgcaggtgcatgCGCCCTTGTGaccgtcctcccccttcttcagcgaatgccccctccccgccaccacgacaGGGACGCCGTCGGGCACACTCtctgtcccctccccctcccccctctgctgtcgttgtttcctcttctcgttatcttgcgcgcacccgccgctccgcgttcgcctttctctctgtcctccGCAGTCCACCGACGCTTGGGGctcgcctgcctgcctgtgtgccgcgtgtgcgcctccctgccgtcgccttatgcgcaccgctgtcctcctcttgcgcctctccccgtgtgtgggcgccagaggctggcggaggcggcgaagaaaACGGCCACGACAACACAGCGGAACCGGGGGACGGGGTgcgcgcaacggcggccCACAAAggacagaggaggggaacGACAGAAGCGGAGCGAATCGATGCCAAGCGGAAAGAGCGGACACgacggcagagaggcagcgctTGTACTTCGACTCGAGtccgtgtctgcgtgtgtgtgcctgtatCTGTGTGTTTTCGTGTGTCTTTATTATGTCTTCGCCTCTCTTGggtcgcttcttctttttcttttctctgcttcgatgccccaccaccccatcGGATCCTCCAGACTCCCATGTGAAGAGTCTTCGCCCCTTATTACgggatgcggtggcgtggtGCGACTCGTGGAGACGCGTggcatgcaggcagagcACAGGGTCTCAAAAGGccctgacctgcggctgcccaACACCCTCCCCGATGTCGCCCGGCATTCgccgaggccaccgcctGTTACCCACACGACTGAcgtcgccgcttccgccctcgagcaggaccctggacgcggcccgcctGGACCGAGGCATGCCGTCCGCCCGGGTCCGTGTGGCGCcctccgcgcagcacgcacccgaggaggagacgagcaAGGGCAAGATAAACCGGTCAGACGCATGGTCCCCCGGTCGAACGGCAGGCAGTGCGTCCTTGGTGGCCAGGATGTAGCCGTGGTGCAACAGACGCGTGCGAGCTGTGGTTGAATGCGTATATTATCCGACATGTCCGCCCGCGATGGCAGCGAGGCGTAGAGAGGTgccccgctgccaccacgggCGGACACGCAAAGCGTCGATAacacacaacagcaacaccagaaaagagggggctacacgcacgcaggcgtcCTCGATTTCGTTCGCACCTCCGACGGCTCCGCATGCTGACTCTGCCTGGGAGGccacggcgtgtgtgcgtgcatccccccccccctccctccctccctcccttttttctttttccctcgccttctcttttGTTCTGTGCAATGCCTTGCTCGAGAGTTTTCTGGTCATTTCTTTCTCGCGTTCTCGCCTCCGTGTCTTCAACTCGCCGAAGTCTTTGCTGCggtcagcggcgcggctgtgctatgcgcgtgtgcgcctctctgccggCACGCGTGTCTTCATGTGTGcatacgcgtgtgtgcgcgtgtgcctcctggcggcgcagcctccttgtgcacccactcctcttcatctgcacctctcttctctgctgcaccttcgcgcTTGCCTCATGGGTGCCTCTTGGCGAAGCACAATGATgagcggcaacgcagcggtGAACGCCAatacgcacacgtacaccaaCAGGAGAAGCGCCCATGCGCGCATAAAAAGGTACTCACTCTCGCATACTGGCTAGGCCGAGTGCTGGGAGGCACCACCGGCATCcgtctgcgcgcggtgcgcggcacaggcggtgcggcatgcGCCCGCATGCCCTCAGGCCTCCTGTTGCTCTGATTGCCCGCGCGCCTggagcgctggtggcggcggcgcacatttgatggtgccgccccctcccccctcccctttgcCAGTGCGGTCACCGGGCCTACGGCACGGCGCGGTTGCCAAGGTGATGGGCACTGGCGAAGGGGGGGCTCTGCGTGGCACCTGAGGGCATTGCGGCGCGGgggccgccgaggacgctgcaccacagcgcgaGGCTGCTGGAGCGTGTGAGCTGACTGCGCccctgcgcgcacgacccacgcgacgtcgaggccgtggcgctcatcgcgcttagccgctgctggctggcggagcggatgTGACTGCTGGAAGATGCGGACCTCTCGCCGGTCGTGTTTGTGTggaaggcggagcgggtgaaggaggggaggcttCGCCGTGCCCTGGCCAAGCACAAGGGCACCATGAGCTGCGTTGCGCGCGCTtgtggtgtgtgctgcgTCCGGACGACGAGCCTCTGCacccaccggcggcagcagccgcggccatGAACCACGGACCGCCACCGAGACCCTCTCCAAGGCCGCGCGGTGATCCGaggacgtgtgtgtgtgctcgcgaCGGCCGGCGGGGTGCCCTCGCCGTGAAGCgcaaggacgag
This genomic window contains:
- a CDS encoding amastin-like protein, yielding MACKLGVAIYVVLQLIAFVAVMVGTGVDMFYNKPEHSSGARVCITLWGLKTDCRKPKITDSSSVRWALCPIRLKNFRLCQVFAIISILVYGAAFLFGFLLLYCCSGFRWLCLALNIVGAATACVVWAVMVVTYRLPEPKCLELSDGYNFGVGFGLFVLAWILDIVDIIFLMLPWQIGEFVEDEEPSEEEMEKSKNAAQE